DNA from Bradyrhizobium diazoefficiens USDA 110:
TGGCATCGGACGCCGGTGCTCCGACACGATCCCGGGTTCTTCCGAGCAGATACTAATCCTCGGCCTACGGAGGCAGTGTCAATAGCCGCTGGCAAAGCACGACCTCAATACTCTCCGACGCCTCAACTCCGACAAGTGGTCGACCTGGCTCAACCGTGTGCTTCAGGGCCGCACGACGATGCATCCGGGTAAATCGGTCCAGCGCGCAAACACAGGCCTCGTGTAGTCTCTCGATTTCACGGCCGCCGCGCTCGACCACGGGCGAAATGGTTGCAGACCTTGGAAAGTCCGCTTTCCCTTCGAGCCAGGCTGGCTTGAGCCATGCATCCCTGTTGTCTGGCGACAGCCAACAGAACACCTTGCCAATGCTCGTCTGCGGATAGTATTCGGACAGCCGATATAGATCCCAATAAAATTGAGGTTTTTGACGAAATAGCTCTTCGCCGACCAGCAAAACCGAGACCGCGACAACGCGAGCCGAGAAACGGCCGCTTGGACCAAGCGTATTCCTATAAGGATTTTTTCCGTAGAACGCGCGAAACTGGCTGAACAGTTCTGGCGACATATGGTCCTCGAAACGCGTCAAAACATCTTGTGCGGACTCAAGCCGCGCCACGCATTGCGTAAGACATCGAGAAGCATCCGCGCCACCTAAGTCTCGCAAGTCGAGCAGCGCATCCATTGCTGACTGCAATTCGCTCTCGATCAGTTGATGGCCGGCGCAAAAATCACGCTCCTCGACGCCAACTGCGCCAAGGCAATACAGGCGGGGGTCGCTCTGTACCGGATTCGTAAGGATCATGTCTTCGTAGGAGAGGACACCAACGCTAGGCTGACGCTGGCACGTCAAGCTCGCCAGGCGGCTTAATTCCGCTCCCACGGTCAATTCGGCGTCAGAAGGATCGAGGCCGGCAAAGGCCGACATCTGATAAGTGCAATTGACGAGATACTGGATGTCTGTTTTGGCTATTTCGAAATCGCACTGCGGCAGCCTCAACAGCAGCCCGCTGTAGTCTGCCTCACCAATCATTGCGTTGACGCTACGCCCGAACGCCTTTATCGCTCCATTTGGTCGTTCACTACGTTGGATCTCCGCAACACAATGCGGCAGTTGTTCGACGGTAAAGTTGCTCACTGGTCCAAGCGGACGCTTTCGTTCACTTCGATCAATGCTATCAGTTAGATGAGAAAAAATGTCCTCCGAACGGTTGGGCGACCGTTCAGGGGCGACTGGCGAACCACTATCGACCGCAGTCGGGCGCACCACCGATGTCATTGAAAGACCTCTTTCATCTGAACACTTGAGCCGTATCTCGCCGCCGGCGAGTAATCATGTTTTTCGATAAGATCCGTTCGTTTGTCTGCTATCCGACCGTCATTGTATGCGACCTGCTCAAGCACATTATTCGAGAAGAACAGCAGTGACACTGCACCCGAATTGATAGTGCCGGCATCAGTTAACGAAAGGACGCCATCCTTCGAAATGCAGATGAGTCCTGCCTCCTTCAAGGCCCTTAGCTCGCGAGCAAAGTATACTTCAAGGGATACGCCAAATTCCCGTTCGAAGCGGGAGAGCAACACGCCGCTGCTTCGCAGGGCGAACATTAACGTCCTGCGCATGAGATCATCCTGCGATAGGACGACGCCTTTCCACACCGGTTTCTCGCCCGCTTCGACCCTGGACAAGTAGCGATCCAAATCCACTTCGTTGTAGAACTGACACTCGCTCATGAAACCAAATCCGCTGACCCCAAACGGGACCAGATTATTATCGTTCCAGGAATCGTATTTTCGGGCTTGTTGAAAGGAGTGCGGTTGCGACATCTTAGTCCAATAGAAAATCGGTCCATGGCGGTAGCCGAGACTCGTGAGCATATGCTCGGCCATAAAATGCATCATGACGCGCTCCTTCGCCCCGGCGAATTGATATCGTCCGCGCGCCAAGTGACGAGCTATGGGGTCGGTCGATTTGAACATCAATGGAAATATATTGAACTTTTCAACTTCCATATCGAGGAGGCCGATCAGAGAGCCGTACCAGCTCCGGAGCGTCTGCTGCGGCAATCCGTACATCAGGTCGAGCGACAGGTTCTCGACACCCATCCCCTTCAGCAACTTTACGGTTTGCATCACCTCGTCCACACCATGCCCGCGGTTGAGTATCCGCAAAATATCTCGATCTAGAGTCTGAACACCCAGCACGAAGCGGTTTACGCCGCCTTTAAGGAGAGTAGATATGCGATCGGCAGCGTCTGCCTGCTTGGCAAGAGACGGATGTAACTCGAAACTCACCTCCGAATTGGACAAGTCAAAGCGCTTCCCAATCATACCGAACAATGCTTTGAGCTGATTGTTCGTCAAGAATGAGGGAGTGCCGCCTCCAATGAAGGCTGTCTCAATTGCGCTGCCGGCCAGCGCCGCGTCTGACCAACTCATCTCCTTATCCAGGGCCGCCAAGTAGCGTTCGACTCGTCGGGGAGGAGGATTGATCTCCTTGCCGAAGTGGCAAAAGGTGCAGTTCTGATGACAGAAGGGGATGTGGAAATAGAGGTCAATCGACGGCGCAATGCGATCCAACAATATGTCTGGATTGATCTCCCCCATGGCCTTAAGGGGGGGGATATGTGCCGACCAGGTAATCGTTAAACGTGTCGAGGTGCAAATTGCGCGACCTTAACATGTCAATGTTGATGTCGTACGAGCGGTCGATCGCGAATTCCAGGGCCTCGGAATAGGTCGGCGTACTCATCTTTCGTGCTCCTTAGGATTTTGCGTTAAGGCAAAGGTGCGATGGCAGTTCTGTTCGTTCGGCGACGACGTAAGGATGTCGCTGTCGGTGCGAACATTGTGCGCGCGGCGGCGCCGACGGGCGCGAGCATTCGTCGAGAGAATGATGCGCTCCCCACAGACGTGTTGGAAGCGGAGGTGGTCTCGGCGAATTCGCTCCGAGCCACGAAGCTTTCGCGCGACCTCCCTTCGCTCCTTTCTCCGCAGCCGCCACTTTCGCAGGGCGCCAAACCTCGTTTGCCTCTTGGGCGATGCCGAGATTGCCCCTGCAGGATCCTCCGCATGCCGCATGACAGCTCCAGCCAGCCACACTGGTTCGGGCCTGCTCGGGACTAATTGAGCCGAATGGTAGGTCGATCCGATCGTCTTGAGCGTCAGCCAATTTGGATGACGGCAACGACTCCGGCGTTGCGCCCGGCAAAGTTCGGGCCGCCCCCAACTCCACGTTGTCGCGGCAATTGCACTTATTCTGATCAGTCGAGCAAGTCTCATCTAAATCCCTGGGCCGACGACGGAGAGACCGCCACGGTCGGGCGGATCGGTCACCGTGTTCCAGCAAGCGACGTGCCATCAAAGATGGGCAACGCTTGCTTGAAAACAGGCGCAAACACGCGCTCCGGACCGCGAGGAGGTGAGGCTTGCGCTTCGGTGTCCAGTCTCGAACAAAAGAGCTTGAACCAGACACACCTGTGCAGCGCCTATCGTGACTGACGGCGACTAGTCTCTCTCAATCCGACGGTCGCCATCTTCAAGGAAGGCAGCGACGACGACGAAGAGGAATTCAGGCACGTAACTTGCGCGGTTGCGGCCACCGATCCGTTGGCAGCCGGGAAGTTGACCATGAAAGACTGCGGCGCCAAGGCTGCAACCCTAAACTGCCCGATCGAAGAGGAACAGTTGCAAAGGCTCGGCTTGGGCCCGATGAGCTGATAGCTATACAGGATGACGAGATCGCTCCAATCATCCCCTGACCCGGACGCCACTAAGCGCTGCACGGCGGCATCGCGGTGGGCCTCGTGGAATCGCCCAGATAGCGATACCTTCACCCGCCTCGCAGACGATTTTCTCGGTCGTCGGGGCCATTGCCGTCAGCATCACGGCCTTCGTCCGACTCACCGGAATGGCCGCAGGCGGACCAGCCAAACACCGCTTGACGCGCGGCTGATATCGGTAGGACGGTGGGGCCGCTCCAGGCATCCAGACTGGCACCAAGCCTTCATCATCGAGCCTGCGCTAACCGCGGCTTTAGCGCCGATGGTGCGAGCTCGGAAACAGAGATCATGGAGGACACCGTGGCGACCATCAGCATCTTCCGGAAGACCGGCAACAACGAGTTGACCGGTCCGATCCGCACGCTCGCCTTCAACGTCAAGGCACGGCCCGTCTCGCATCGAGAACCCTCGGACAAGGGGGCCGGCCTGCGCTCCTGCCTTTAGCCGTTCAGCACATCCTTGAGGGCCTTGGCCGGGGCGAACGTCAGCTTCTTCGCCGCCGCGATCTTGATCGTCGCGCCAGTCGAGGGATTGCGGCCTTCGCGTTCCGGGGTGTGCTTCACCTTGAACTTGCCAAAGCCCGGCACATTGGTTTCAGCGTCGCTCGCTGCTGCATCGGCGATAGACTTGAAGACACCGTCCACGATGGCCTTGGCTTGCGCCTTTGGCAGATTGTACGCCTTGGCGATCTCGTCGGCGATTTCAGTGGCGGTGGTCATGGTGTGACGTTCCTCGGGGATGTCGGTTGCAATTGGCTGTCCACCACGATGCTGTGGCCGGCCGCAATGTACGCCTGCGCCCGTTCCACCGCCCGATGTGCCGAGCGCCCCGGCCGAAAGCCGAAGCTCGTCTCGGCGAACGTCCTATCCCAATCCGCCTGCAGCACCTGCATCACCGCCTGCTGGATCAAGCGGTCGAGCACCGTCGGAATGCCGAGCGGCCGCAGGCCGCCCGACGCCTTCGGTATCTCCACCCGCCGCACCGGCTGTGGCTTGTAGGTGCCGTCAAGCAACTGGGCTCGGATCGCAGGCCAGTGCTCCTTCAGGTGGGCTGACAGCTCGCCGACGGTCATCCCGTCGACGCCCGCCGCGCCCTTGTTGCGCTTTACTTGCGCCAACGCTGCCTTCAGATTCTCACTCTCGACAACGTCTTCCATCGACGGTCCTGCGACCGCCGGGCGTTCGAGACAGACTTCCGCCGCACGCGCTTCAGGCTCTCGGGCGCCGGCGCTTCGGGCTTCACCCTCCGCTCCGGGGCTCAAGTTCAGCTCGACCTGATTCTTCTGCCGCATGGCTCGCACGAGATCGCCGCTCTACTGACCACTTCCACCGTTCAGGCCTTCAGCGGCGCGCTGCCGCCTACTACGCCCTCGGCTGACTTCTGCGCTGCGGTCAGGCCGTCTTGCGACGGTCTCAGTCTCGTTGCCGAGACACAGCGCAGACCTCCCGAGGTAAGACCGACCGCCTTCACCGCACGCCCGCCGAATTTACCACCCCGACCTTTGATGACCTTGGACTTCGCGATCAATTGCTCGCTCGTCCGGCCGGGTAGGCCTCGTTATCCGGTGTTTGTCCATCGGGCCGCGGCTTTGCTCCACGCTTTCTTCAGACCCCACCTCACGATGACGCCCTTGCGCTTCGCTAATCCTTCGCCGCCATCAGGCTGGATATCTAAGCCCCCCAGCCGATAAAGGCGCCGAGTCGCATCCGCGCGGCTCTTGAGCCGACGAGGAAATCATGGCACCAAAGGCTAAGCCTTTAAGGCATTTGCGCGCGCGGGACATTGCTGAAGCGGTCCATTTCGCGACGCGAGTATCCTATAAAAGGTGGCCGACGGGCGTGTGGTTTGAGCTAAGAGATCGGATGGTCAGAACAGCCGACGGGCAATTCTATCTTATCGAAGATCACCCCATTAAGCTTGACGGCCATGAAGTCGCACGGCCTTACAGTCTAGCGAGCGTCTTTGCGTGGCTGCATGATTGCCCACAACAGATTGAGCTTTGAACGGCCCAAGCGGGCCGCTTTTCGTTTGTAAATTTTCCGCGCGGATCTTTGTCAGCTTTTGGAAAGCTAGCCCGAATACTCAGCCATTGAGCTTAGCGGCGCGTGGCAGGGACAGTGCGTGCCCCGGTGTACGCGAGGGGGCTAGAGCGCCGAGTCACGTCACCGCTAATCTCAATTGCAGCGCGGGCGCGGTAGGGACAACGCCCGATTCTTATCCTGACCTGGCGCCGAGCCGTGCCCGCGTTGCTTCCGGTCGCTGAGACTGATCGCCCAAGCGTCTGGCGGCAACCAGTCCTGGTAGTTGCGCCACGGGCTTTCCCGGACGATACTTTCCGCCGTCAGCTTCAGTCGCTTGACGCTGGCCATGTTGAAGTTGGCGGGGCGTGGTAGGGACAGCGCCTCTAATTCCAGCTCGGGCGCGGAGTCACGTTGCCGCTAACTTCTACCATAGGTCCAAATGGACGGTGATCATCAGCGTGACAGACCTTCGCCCGCAGAGCTGAGACGTTCGGAGCGGATACTACGCGCCGATCAGATCGCACCTCGGGGCCTCACTAAGGCCAACGCAGCCGCCTATTGCGGGTGCTCCAAGGACGCGTTCAACACGTGGATTAAGAAGGGCTTGGTACCGGAGGCTATCCCCGGCACTCAGCGTTGGGATCGCAAGGCGATTGATTGGTATCTGGACCGGGCGTCCGGTCTGCCTACCGGGGAGACCGCATCGAGCGATCCGCTCCCAGCCTGGCTGACCTCAGAACGGAAGGCTGGCAGATAGGAGCGTACACGTCCAACCTTTTCAAGTGACTCTCGGGAGGCGCTCTATCAAAATTATACTACTGATCAGCCGGATCGCCAATGAACTTTATCCTTGCGACAATTAGGGGCACTCAGGGAGTGAAAGCAAATTGTCCGGTTGAATGCCGTCGGCCTTCGTCTTGATGTACTTGTGCCCGTTGTGGACGGCCACAATCACATCGGCCGTGCGCTTTTCCTCGACATAGAACTCCCATACACCGTTTTCGATTTCTTTGATCGTGTGATCGACGGATTGCTTCCACCTAGACCCGTCCGGGTTTACTCCGCCAACGTTTTTGATTCG
Protein-coding regions in this window:
- a CDS encoding coproporphyrinogen-III oxidase family protein, which codes for MDRIAPSIDLYFHIPFCHQNCTFCHFGKEINPPPRRVERYLAALDKEMSWSDAALAGSAIETAFIGGGTPSFLTNNQLKALFGMIGKRFDLSNSEVSFELHPSLAKQADAADRISTLLKGGVNRFVLGVQTLDRDILRILNRGHGVDEVMQTVKLLKGMGVENLSLDLMYGLPQQTLRSWYGSLIGLLDMEVEKFNIFPLMFKSTDPIARHLARGRYQFAGAKERVMMHFMAEHMLTSLGYRHGPIFYWTKMSQPHSFQQARKYDSWNDNNLVPFGVSGFGFMSECQFYNEVDLDRYLSRVEAGEKPVWKGVVLSQDDLMRRTLMFALRSSGVLLSRFEREFGVSLEVYFARELRALKEAGLICISKDGVLSLTDAGTINSGAVSLLFFSNNVLEQVAYNDGRIADKRTDLIEKHDYSPAARYGSSVQMKEVFQ
- a CDS encoding reverse transcriptase domain-containing protein — protein: MRQKNQVELNLSPGAEGEARSAGAREPEARAAEVCLERPAVAGPSMEDVVESENLKAALAQVKRNKGAAGVDGMTVGELSAHLKEHWPAIRAQLLDGTYKPQPVRRVEIPKASGGLRPLGIPTVLDRLIQQAVMQVLQADWDRTFAETSFGFRPGRSAHRAVERAQAYIAAGHSIVVDSQLQPTSPRNVTP
- a CDS encoding HU family DNA-binding protein, yielding MTTATEIADEIAKAYNLPKAQAKAIVDGVFKSIADAAASDAETNVPGFGKFKVKHTPEREGRNPSTGATIKIAAAKKLTFAPAKALKDVLNG
- a CDS encoding DUF3892 domain-containing protein, with the translated sequence MTSRIRIQCINKTDRQNPHERIKNVGGVNPDGSRWKQSVDHTIKEIENGVWEFYVEEKRTADVIVAVHNGHKYIKTKADGIQPDNLLSLPECP